One window of the Colletotrichum destructivum chromosome 4, complete sequence genome contains the following:
- a CDS encoding Putative aminotransferase, class-II, pyridoxal-phosphate binding, aminotransferase, class I/classII, translating to MAATIPHLVEWVQAQELQGPRMKDAPIFQRNLEETLDMRRTEHNLITLRKRQNQVDFSSNDFISLAASGMLRTAFFEELARHPGFKLGSTGSRLLDGNNDYIELVEREIAAFHGAESALVVNSGFEGNCAIFSTIPRPGDAVVYDELVHASVHEGMSRSMALNRTSFRHNDVDSFRDTLEAVRDSQPMIERGQRCIIIAVETIYSMDGDICPLAEMVDIVKELFPKGNAQFVVDEAHSTGIVGDKGIGLVGMLGLQNDIAIRLHTFSKALASSGGVILSGKTVRTMMVNHARPLFFTASPSFPTLAAIRSGYDLLKSGKTAPAQQRLQDLLKLFFRTITGHPVWEAANEAGVLRVPLADDWETRPFQTQIVPVLTEARHNYFLSLHLQLLDYFAFPIDPPVVPKGTSRVRLVFKATNTEEDVTGVAEAICDWAREMLEIKKSGNAGQLPKAARTVFASISDTLNGGKSFQM from the exons ATGGCCGCTACAATCCCTCACTTGGTCGAATGGGTTCAAGCGCAGGAGCTCCAGGGCCCTCGCATGAAGGACGCGCCCATCTTCCAGCGTAACCTCGAGGAGACGCTCGACATGCGGCGGACAGAGCACAACCTCATCACGCTCCGTAAGCGGCAGAACCAGGTCGACTTCTCGTCCAACGACTTCATCTCCCTCGCGGCCAGCGGCATGCTGCGCAccgccttcttcgaggaGCTGGCACGCCACCCGGGCTTCAAGCTCGGTAGTACGGGCTCGCGACTGCTCGACGGCAACAACGACTATATTGAGCTGGTCGAGCGCGAGATCGCCGCCTTCCATGGCGCAGAGtcggccctcgtcgtcaactCGGGCTTTGAGGGCAACTGCGCCATCTTCTCCACCATCCCGCGGcccggcgatgccgtcgttTACGACGAGCTTGTACACGCTAGCGTCCACGAGGGCATGTCGCGCAGCATGGCTCTCAACCGCACCTCATTTCGCCACAACGACGTCGACTCGTTCCGCGacaccctcgaggccgtccgcgacTCGCAGCCCATGATCGAGCGCGGTCAGCGctgcatcatcatcgccgtcgagaccATCTACAGCATGGACGGCGACATCTGCCCCCTCGCCGAGATGGTTGACATCGTCAAGGAGCTTTTCCCCAAGGGCAACGCCCagttcgtcgtcgacgaggcgcaCAGCACCGGCATTGTCGGCGATAAGGGCATAGGCCTAGTCGGCATGCTTGGCCTGCAGAATGACATCGCCATCCGTCTGCACACTTTTTCCAAGGCGCTGGCTTCCTCTGGCG GTGTCATCTTGTCGGGCAAGACGGTTCGCACCATGATGGTCAACCACGCGCGGCCGCTCTTCTtcacggcgtcgccgtccttcCCGACGCTTGCCGCCATCCGATCAGGCTACGACCTCTTAAAGAGCGGCAAGACAGCGCCCGCCCAGCAGCGTCTCCAGGATCTCCTCAAGCTTTTCTTCCGCACTATCACCGGCCACCCGGTCTGGGAGGCGGCAAACGAGGCCGGTGTGCTCCGCGTCCCGCTCGCGGACGACTGGGAGACGAGGCCGTTCCAGACGCAGATCGTGCCCGTCCTGACCGAGGCGCGACACAATtactttctctctctgcacCTGCAGCTGCTTGACTACTTTGCGTTCCCCATCGATCCTCCCGTCGTCCCCAAGGGCACGAGCCGCGTCCGTCTTGTGTTCAAGGCGACCAACACCGAAGAGGACGTTACGGGTGTGGCCGAGGCGATTTGCGATTGGGCGCGTGAGATGCTCGAGATCAAGAAGAGCGGCAACGCCGGCCAGCTCCCCAAGGCCGCGCGCACGGTGTTCGCCTCCATCAGTGATAccctcaacggcggcaagtCGTTCCAGATGTAG